Proteins found in one Pyrus communis chromosome 15, drPyrComm1.1, whole genome shotgun sequence genomic segment:
- the LOC137716768 gene encoding probable disease resistance protein At4g27220: MEIVIQIVGKVVEYAVEPAIRQLGYLAHCKRNLENLKNQVNELHAARERLALEIVGAENKGEKIQTDVQKWLKDVDDITEKANELWKPDTQARMSCLRGFCPNPVHRYKLGRRSTKLEQAVVELEGKGNFASISYEVYPQEVSMVSDKHYEAFDSRTSTVKKIMDELRTPNTDLILVYGIGGVGKTTLVEEVHRQAVKEKLFADAVMVRSGQNPDLEGIQKEIATKLGMEVKESETMSVRAPRLCDRVKDKKVLVILDNIWESIDLQAVGLPCLPNCRILLTSRTRKLLSSEKRLQKDFELRALNEKEAWRLFETKAGDVVKNPDIRTVATDVAKKCGGLPLLVVTVASSLRNRSTLPVWKNAFSRLKVFDNEDPAEQEAYSALEWSYNQLDDQKKRLFLVCGIMVNRRVYANLTDLLKYTIGLGLFKNFDSVEDARYALHAWIEELKDSGLLLDTKDNTSITMHDLLRDVAISIASKGHRALLRAEGDVLKEWPNNKDFSENCTMISLSCKNIPRLPEVLKCQQLEYFFLHFNGDLLEIPGNFFEDTKELKVMDLTSARISSLPPSLPLLENLRTLCLDGCVLGDITLVGQLLQLEILSFINSEFKELPEEIGKLTRLRLLDLSWCYQLKVISPNVISRLTSLEDLRMEYSFNEWVPEGVTGERSNASLSELKDLPRLAALSIHVPDAGSIPRDLFTDKLKRYQILIDASWKWYDVDETLNTLKLKLPTGCELDHGLEMLLKRSCEDLYLDGSEGADNVVYHSGSEDFQQLKHLHVQNNAQYTHIITEEVVLRNLTSLVVRRCNSLTFVLSSSMARKRVSMEEIVSTKEYGCSALKDIGSSAIPFQNLTTLEVVGCCNLKYLATYPIAKTLKQLRTMRVGRCERMTEIGATTSNGDDAGNDGEISFCQLESLNLLCLPSLQDFFSGNCIVKFPSLKTVNIYECPKLKINCFEWKSSPELQGECR, from the exons ATGGAGATTGTTATTCAAATTGTCGGAAAAGTTGTCGAGTATGCAGTTGAACCAGCTATACGCCAACTGGGTTACCTAGCTCACTGCAAAAGAAATCTTGAGAATCTAAAGAATCAAGTGAACGAATTACATGCCGCTAGAGAGCGGCTAGCGCTCGAGATAGTTGGAGCTGAAAACAAAGGTGAAAAAATCCAAACTGACGTCCAGAAGTGGCTGAAAGACGTGGATGATATCACCGAGAAGGCGAACGAATTATGGAAGCCTGATACGCAAGCAAGGATGAGCTGTCTCCGTGGGTTTTGTCCAAACCCAGTGCACCGTTACAAGCTAGGCAGGAGATCAACAAAGCTGGAGCAGGCGGTTGTTGAACTCGAGGGAAAAGGAAATTTTGCTAGCATTTCGTACGAAGTTTATCCACAAGAGGTATCCATGGTTTCTGACAAACATTATGAGGCATTTGATTCGAGGACTTCAACTGTAAAGAAAATCATGGATGAACTGAGAACTCCTAATACGGACCTGATCTTGGTGTATGGTATTGGAGGCGTGGGGAAGACCACACTGGTTGAAGAAGTCCATAGGCAGGCGgtaaaagaaaagttatttgCTGATGCGGTTATGGTTAGAAGTGGGCAAAATCCGGACCTTGAAGGAATTCAAAAAGAAATTGCCACAAAGTTGGGCATGGAAGTTAAAGAAAGCGAAACTATGTCAGTAAGAGCACCTCGTCTATGTGACAGGGTAAAAGACAAGAAAGTTCTTGTAATTTTAGACAACATTTGGGAAAGCATTGACTTGCAGGCGGTAGGACTTCCTTGTCTGCCGAATTGTAGAATACTTTTGACATCCAGAACTCGAAAACTGCTATCCTCAGAGAAGCGGTTGCAAAAGGACTTTGAGCTTCGAGCTTTAAACGAGAAAGAAGCTTGGCGTTTATTTGAGACGAAAGCAGGTGATGTTGTTAAAAATCCCGACATACGAACTGTGGCAACCGATGTAGCCAAAAAATGCGGAGGTTTGCCACTTTTGGTTGTCACAGTCGCAAGCTCTTTAAGAAATAGAAGTACTTTACCAGTATGGAAGAATGCCTTCAGTCGCCTAAAAGTGTTTGACAATGAAGACCCAGCCGAACAAGAAGCATACTCGGCTTTAGAGTGGAGTTACAATCAATTGGATGATCAAAAGAAGCGACTATTCTTGGTCTGTGGAATTATGGTAAATCGTAGGGTATACGCTAATCTGACAGACTTGTTGAAATATACAATtggtttgggtttgtttaagAACTTCGATTCAGTGGAGGACGCACGATATGCATTGCACGCGTGGATTGAAGAGCTTAAAGATTCTGGTCTGTTACTCGACACCAAAGACAATACATCAATCACAATGCATGATTTGTTACGTGATGTTGCCATCTCGATTGCATCCAAAGGCCACCGTGCCTTACTAAGAGCAGAAGGAGATGTCTTGAAGGAATGGCCAAACAATAaggatttttctgaaaattgcACAATGATCTCTTTGTCTTGCAAAAACATCCCTAGGCTTCCCGAAGTTTTGAAATGCCAACAACTGgagtatttttttttgcactttAATGGTGACTTGCTTGAAATCCCAGGTAACTTCTTTGAGGATACGAAAGAGCTTAAAGTTATGGATTTAACCAGTGCGCGTATTTCGTCGCTGCCTCCATCTCTTCCGCTCCTAGAAAATCTTCGTACATTGTGTTTGGATGGTTGCGTGTTGGGAGACATAACTCTAGTCGGACAGCTATTGCAACTAGAAATTCTCAGCTTTATAAATTCCGAGTTTAAAGAGTTGCCTGAAGAAATAGGGAAATTGACTCGTCTTCGATTGCTGGATTTAAGTTGGTGCTATCAACTCAAAGTGATTTCACCTAATGTTATATCACGTTTGACAAGTCTAGAAGACTTGAGAATGGAATACAGCTTCAACGAATGGGTGCCCGAAGGAGTAACCGGAGAAAGAAGTAATGCTAGCCTTTCAGAACTGAAGGACTTGCCTCGTTTAGCTGCATTAAGCATACATGTTCCAGATGCTGGCAGTATTCCGAGGGACTTGTTCACTGACAAGTTAAAAAGATACCAAATATTAATCGATGCTTCGTGGAAATGGTACGATGTGGATGAAACCCTCAACACATTGAAGCTAAAGCTCCCAACTGGCTGTGAATTGGACCATGGTCTAGAAATGTTGTTGAAGAGATCATGTGAAGATTTGTATTTGGATGGGTCGGAGGGAGCTGATAATGTTGTGTACCACTCAGGtagtgaagattttcaacaactCAAGCATCTCCATGTCCAAAACAATGCCCAATATACACATATCATTACTGAGGAG GTTGTGTTGCGAAACTTAACAAGCTTGGTGGTGCGCCGTTGTAATAGTTTAACTTTTGTGTTATCATCTTCCATGGCTAGAAAACGTGTATCAATGGAAGAGATAGTGTCAACAAAAGAATATGGTTGTTCTGCATTGAAGGATATAGGGTCATCTGCTATTCCCTTCCAGAATTTAACAACTTTGGAAGTAGTTGGTTGTTGCAACTTGAAATATTTAGCAACATATCCGATAGCCAAAACTTTAAAGCAGCTAAGAACAATGAGGGTTGGGAGATGTGAAAGAATGACAGAAATAGGGGCAACGACATCAAATGGAGATGATGCAGGAAATGATGGTGAGATTTCTTTTTGCCAGTTGGAAAGTTTGAACCTTTTATGTCTACCAAGTCTGCAAGATTTCTTCTCTGGAAATTGCATTGTCAAATTCCCATCCTTGAAAACTGTAAATATATACGAATGCCCTAAGTTGAAGATTAACTGCTTTGAGTGGAAGAGTTCCCCAGAACTACAAGGA GAGTGCAGATAA
- the LOC137716766 gene encoding disease resistance protein At4g27190-like isoform X3, giving the protein MEIVSLIVGIVDKYAVEPARRQVGYLTHCKSKLEKLQTQVNELSDAREGLALEVVRAEEKGEKIRTEVQKWQKDADVITEKANELRKPDMQAKMSCLRGVCPNPVHRYKLGRRSTKLEQVVVNLYAKKDFASISYNVRPQDVSVVSDNHYEAFDSRNLTIKKIMDELRIPNTDLILVYGIGGVGKTTLVEQVLRQAVKEKLFADAVMVRSVQNPDLEGIQKEIARKLGMEVQESETLSVRAPHLSDRVKDKKVLVILDNIWESIDLEAVGLPFLPNCRILLTSRTRKLLSSDKRFQKYFELQVLNQNEAWRLFETKAGDVVKNPDIRTVATDVAKKCGGLPLLVVTVASSLRNRNTLPLWKNAFSRLKVFDNEDPAEQEAYSTLEWSYNQLDDPKLKRLFLICGIMVNRTVYAHLTDLLKYTIGLGLFKNFDSVEDAQYALYAWIEELKDSGLLLDTEDNTSITMHDLLRDVAISIASKGHRALLRAQQDVLKEWPNNKDFSENCTMISLSCKNIPRLPEVLKCQQLEYFFLHFNGDLLEIPGNFFEEMKELKVMDLTDARISSLPPSLLLLENLRTLCLDDCVLGDITLVGQLLQLEILSFIQSKFEELPEEIGKLTRLRLLDLSWCSKLKVISPNVISRLTSLEDLRMKDSFNGWVPEGVTGERSNASLSELKDLPRLATLSIHVPHAGSIPRDLFTDKLKRYQILIGASWVWYDANETLNTLKLKLPTGYELDNGLEMLLKRSCENLYLDGSEGADNVVYHLGSEDFQQLKHLHVQNNAQYTHIITEEVCH; this is encoded by the coding sequence ATGGAGATTGTCAGTCTAATTGTCGGAATAGTTGACAAGTATGCAGTTGAACCAGCTAGACGCCAAGTGGGTTACCTAACTCACTGCAAAAGCAAACTTGAGAAACTACAGACTCAAGTGAACGAATTAAGTGACGCTAGAGAGGGGCTAGCGCTCGAGGTTGTTCGAGCTgaagaaaaaggtgaaaaaatCCGAACTGAAGTCCAGAAATGGCAGAAAGACGCGGATGTGATCACCGAGAAGGCGAACGAATTACGGAAGCCTGATATGCAAGCAAAGATGAGCTGTCTCCGTGGGGTTTGTCCAAACCCAGTGCACCGTTACAAGCTAGGCAGGAGATCAACAAAGTTGGAGCAGGTGGTTGTTAACCTCTACGCAAAAAAAGATTTCGCTAGCATTTCATACAATGTCCGCCCACAAGATGTATCCGTGGTATCTGACAACCATTATGAGGCATTTGATTCGAGGAATTTAACTATCAAGAAGATCATGGATGAACTGAGAATTCCTAATACCGACCTGATTTTGGTGTATGGTATTGGAGGCGTGGGGAAGACCACACTGGTTGAACAAGTCCTTAGGCAAGCtgtaaaagaaaagttatttgCTGATGCGGTTATGGTAAGAAGTGTGCAAAATCCGGACCTTGAAGGAATTCAAAAAGAAATTGCCAGAAAGTTGGGTATGGAAGTTCAAGAAAGCGAAACTCTGTCAGTAAGAGCACCTCATCTAAGTGACAGGGTAAAAGACAAGAAAGTTCTTGTAATTTTAGACAACATTTGGGAAAGCATTGACTTGGAGGCGGTAGGACTTCCTTTTCTGCCGAATTGTAGAATACTTTTGACATCCAGAACTCGAAAACTGCTATCCTCAGACAAGCGGTTCCAAAAATACTTTGAGCTTCAAGTTTTAAACCAGAATGAAGCTTGGCGTCTATTTGAGACGAAAGCAGGTGATGTTGTTAAAAATCCCGACATTCGAACTGTGGCAACCGATGTCGCCAAAAAATGCGGAGGTTTGCCACTTTTGGTTGTCACAGTCGCAAGCTCTTTAAGAAATAGAAATACTTTACCACTATGGAAGAATGCCTTCAGTCGCCTAAAAGTGTTTGACAACGAAGACCCAGCCGAACAAGAAGCATACTCGACTTTAGAGTGGAGTTACAATCAATTGGATGATCCAAAGCTGAAGCGACTATTCTTGATCTGTGGAATTATGGTAAATCGTACGGTATACGCTCATCTGACAGACTTGTTGAAATATACAATtggtttgggtttgtttaagAACTTCGATTCAGTGGAGGACGCACAATATGCATTGTACGCGTGGATTGAAGAGCTTAAAGATTCTGGTCTGTTACTCGACACCGAGGACAATACATCAATCACAATGCATGATTTGTTACGTGATGTTGCCATCTCGATTGCATCCAAAGGCCACCGTGCCTTACTAAGAGCACAACAAGATGTCTTGAAGGAATGGCCAAACAATAaggatttttctgaaaattgcACAATGATCTCTTTGTCTTGCAAAAACATCCCTAGGCTTCCTGAAGTTTTGAAATGCCAACAACTGgagtatttttttttgcactttAATGGTGACTTGCTTGAAATCCCAGGTAACTTCTTTGAGGAGATGAAAGAGCTTAAAGTTATGGATTTAACCGATGCGCGTATTTCGTCGCTGCCTCCATCTCTTCTGCTCCTAGAAAATCTTCGAACATTGTGTTTGGATGATTGCGTGTTGGGAGACATAACTCTAGTCGGACAACTATTGCAACTAGAAATTCTCAGCTTTATACAATCGAAGTTTGAAGAGTTGCCTGAAGAAATAGGGAAATTGACTCGTCTTCGACTGCTGGATTTAAGCTGGTGCTCTAAACTCAAAGTGATTTCACCTAATGTTATATCACGTTTGACAAGTCTAGAAGACTTGAGAATGAAAGACAGCTTCAACGGATGGGTGCCCGAAGGAGTAACCGGAGAAAGAAGTAATGCTAGCCTTTCAGAACTGAAGGACTTGCCTCGTTTAGCTACATTAAGCATACATGTTCCACATGCTGGCAGTATTCCGAGGGACTTGTTCACTGACAAGTTAAAAAGATACCAAATATTAATCGGTGCTTCGTGGGTATGGTACGATGCGAATGAAACCCTCAACACATTGAAGCTAAAGCTCCCAACTGGCTATGAATTGGACAATGGTCTAGAAATGTTGTTGAAGAGATCATGTGAAAATTTGTATTTGGATGGGTCGGAGGGAGCTGATAATGTTGTGTACCACTTAGGtagtgaagattttcaacaactCAAGCATCTCCATGTCCAAAACAATGCCCAATACACACATATCATTACTGAGGAGGTATGCCACTAG